A genomic stretch from Oleomonas cavernae includes:
- a CDS encoding type 1 glutamine amidotransferase domain-containing protein — protein MARVLMPIPDRDFDPSEVAVTWAVLTQAGHTVVFATASGTPGMADDLMLTGRGLDPWGFLPGLDSLVALGLVLRANGDARRAYARMTLDPAFLVPLRWDTLRVEDYDGLFLPGGHRARGMRQYLESKQLQDLTVGFFAAGKPVAAICHGVLLAARSIDPATGRSVLHGRKTTALTWAQESAAWRLNKLGRFWDPHYYRTYREAPGQPAGYMGVEQEVTRALADAGDFRNVPRDDPHYTAKTRGTARDTAGDETPAFVVEDGNYLSGRWPGDAHTLARRFGDLLTRSRRTA, from the coding sequence ATGGCCCGTGTATTGATGCCGATCCCCGACCGCGATTTCGATCCGTCGGAGGTCGCGGTGACCTGGGCGGTCCTGACCCAGGCCGGGCACACGGTGGTGTTTGCCACGGCCAGCGGCACGCCGGGCATGGCCGACGACCTGATGCTGACCGGCCGGGGCCTCGATCCCTGGGGCTTCCTGCCGGGGCTCGACAGCCTGGTGGCGCTGGGCCTGGTGCTGCGGGCGAACGGCGATGCCCGGCGGGCCTATGCCCGCATGACCCTGGATCCGGCCTTTCTGGTGCCGCTGCGCTGGGACACCCTGAGGGTCGAGGATTACGACGGCCTGTTCCTGCCCGGCGGGCACCGGGCGCGGGGCATGCGCCAATATCTGGAAAGCAAGCAGCTGCAGGACCTGACCGTCGGCTTCTTTGCGGCGGGCAAGCCGGTCGCCGCGATCTGCCACGGCGTGCTGCTGGCCGCCCGCAGCATCGATCCCGCCACCGGCCGCTCGGTGCTGCACGGCCGCAAGACCACGGCCCTGACCTGGGCGCAGGAAAGCGCGGCCTGGCGCCTGAACAAGCTCGGCCGCTTCTGGGATCCCCACTACTACCGCACCTACAGGGAAGCGCCGGGCCAGCCTGCGGGCTACATGGGCGTCGAGCAGGAAGTCACCCGCGCCCTGGCCGACGCCGGCGATTTCCGCAACGTGCCGCGCGACGATCCGCATTACACGGCCAAGACCCGCGGCACCGCCCGCGATACGGCAGGCGACGAGACGCCGGCCTTCGTGGTCGAAGACGGCAATTACCTGTCGGGCCGCTGGCCGGGCGATGCCCATACGCTCGCCCGGCGCTTTGGCGACTTGCTCACCAGGTCTCGCCGAACGGCCTGA
- a CDS encoding RES family NAD+ phosphorylase: MQLWRLARAPYAALDGEGARRFGGRWNSPGKAAVYLSDHPALAVLEVLVHLDLPGELLPDDYTLLTIETAGASITAEDQHLRSAARARAAGDRFIETAAACLLSVPSVIVPEARNLVLNPSHPQAAQLTIARRRPFKFDPRLLLRP, from the coding sequence ATGCAATTGTGGCGGCTGGCACGGGCGCCCTACGCCGCCCTCGACGGCGAGGGCGCGCGACGCTTCGGCGGGCGCTGGAACAGCCCGGGCAAGGCCGCCGTCTATCTGTCCGACCACCCGGCCCTGGCCGTGCTCGAAGTCCTGGTCCACCTGGACCTGCCGGGCGAGTTGCTGCCCGACGACTACACCCTGCTGACCATCGAGACCGCCGGCGCCAGCATCACCGCCGAGGACCAGCACTTGCGCAGTGCCGCCCGCGCCCGCGCCGCCGGCGACCGCTTCATCGAGACCGCCGCGGCCTGCCTGCTATCGGTGCCCTCGGTGATCGTGCCCGAGGCGCGCAACCTCGTGCTCAACCCGTCCCACCCGCAGGCCGCGCAACTCACCATCGCCCGCCGCCGCCCCTTCAAGTTCGATCCCCGCCTGCTGCTGCGGCCTTGA
- a CDS encoding isocitrate lyase/PEP mutase family protein, which yields MTSSLNAGTRLRALLARPQILLAPGAFDGISARFAAAAGAEAVYMTGFGVAGSLLGVPDIGLVTATEMADRVRALAEAAAGTPLIADGDNGHGGALNAARLTRLYEGAGAACIQLEDQVLPKRCGHMEGKEIVALGEATARIKAAAGARHDGGFCVMARTDARAVAGLDEALRRAEAYLHAGADLLFVEAPQTLEEMRAIAERFPGTPLVANMVEDGKTPYLDAKSLQDTGFRLVIFPVSVLLVAAKAVEDAYRALLGAGRLPAEAERLSFAGYNERMGLGELLAKAQALLPATS from the coding sequence ATGACTTCGAGCCTGAATGCCGGCACGCGGCTGCGGGCACTGCTTGCGCGGCCGCAGATTCTGTTGGCGCCGGGCGCCTTCGACGGCATCTCGGCGCGCTTTGCCGCGGCCGCGGGGGCCGAGGCGGTCTATATGACGGGTTTCGGCGTCGCCGGTTCGCTGCTGGGGGTGCCTGATATCGGCCTGGTGACGGCCACCGAAATGGCCGACCGCGTGCGGGCCCTGGCGGAGGCCGCGGCCGGCACCCCGCTGATCGCCGATGGCGACAACGGCCACGGCGGCGCCTTGAACGCGGCGCGCCTGACCAGGCTCTACGAAGGCGCGGGCGCGGCCTGCATCCAGCTCGAAGACCAGGTCCTGCCCAAGCGCTGCGGCCATATGGAAGGCAAGGAGATCGTCGCCTTGGGCGAGGCGACGGCGCGCATCAAGGCCGCGGCCGGGGCCAGGCACGACGGCGGCTTCTGCGTCATGGCACGCACCGATGCCCGCGCGGTGGCCGGCCTCGACGAGGCCTTGCGCCGGGCCGAGGCCTATCTGCACGCCGGTGCCGACCTGCTGTTCGTCGAGGCGCCGCAGACTTTGGAAGAGATGCGGGCGATCGCCGAGCGGTTTCCGGGCACCCCGCTGGTCGCCAACATGGTCGAGGACGGCAAGACCCCCTATCTCGACGCCAAGAGCCTGCAGGACACCGGCTTCAGGCTGGTGATCTTCCCGGTCTCGGTGCTGCTGGTGGCGGCCAAGGCGGTCGAGGATGCCTATCGCGCGCTGCTGGGCGCCGGGCGCCTGCCGGCCGAGGCCGAGAGGCTGAGCTTCGCCGGCTATAACGAGCGGATGGGGTTGGGTGAGCTACTGGCCAAGGCTCAGGCGCTCTTGCCCGCCACCAGTTGA
- a CDS encoding SDR family NAD(P)-dependent oxidoreductase has product MSRKIALVTGVGPGTGAAIARRLAKGGYEVAMLARTAERLKSLEAEVPGTHGFAVDVADGPALNATLDEVTARLGAPEVVVHNAVGGAFANFRDINPDVLQQNFQTNVMALLHLARHTTPAMIAAGKGALIVTGNTSALRGRANFAGFAPTKAAQRILAESIAREVGPKGVHVAYLVIDAVIDVEWTRRMRPDAPDDFFIQPADIAEEVWHVAHQARSAWSFNVEIRPFGETW; this is encoded by the coding sequence ATGAGCCGGAAAATCGCCCTCGTCACCGGGGTCGGCCCCGGCACCGGCGCCGCCATCGCGCGCCGCCTGGCCAAGGGCGGCTATGAGGTCGCGATGCTGGCGCGCACCGCGGAACGCCTGAAGTCGCTCGAGGCGGAAGTGCCCGGCACTCACGGCTTCGCCGTCGACGTGGCCGATGGGCCTGCCCTGAATGCGACCCTGGACGAGGTCACGGCCAGGCTGGGCGCGCCCGAGGTGGTGGTGCACAACGCCGTGGGCGGCGCCTTCGCCAATTTCCGCGACATCAATCCCGATGTGCTGCAGCAGAATTTCCAGACCAATGTCATGGCCCTGCTGCACCTGGCCCGTCACACTACGCCGGCCATGATCGCGGCGGGCAAGGGGGCCTTGATCGTCACCGGCAACACCTCGGCCCTGCGCGGCCGGGCCAATTTCGCCGGCTTTGCGCCGACCAAGGCGGCCCAGCGCATCCTGGCCGAATCGATCGCCCGCGAGGTCGGGCCCAAGGGCGTCCATGTCGCCTATCTGGTGATCGACGCGGTGATCGATGTCGAATGGACGCGGCGCATGCGCCCCGACGCGCCGGACGATTTCTTCATCCAGCCGGCCGACATCGCCGAGGAAGTCTGGCACGTCGCCCACCAGGCGCGCAGCGCCTGGTCGTTCAATGTCGAGATCAGGCCGTTCGGCGAGACCTGGTGA
- a CDS encoding DUF2442 domain-containing protein: protein MASVTDAQLKAAQARGAKLLETAPRAAGATYDRATGRVTINLVNGCTYAFPARLVQDLHGASDDELAGVEVDGMGLNLHWPALDADLYVPALVSGIFGTRAWMNRELARIAGRATSPAKAAAARANGAKGGRPRKAAGG, encoded by the coding sequence ATGGCAAGCGTGACTGATGCACAGCTCAAGGCAGCGCAGGCCCGGGGAGCCAAATTGCTCGAGACGGCGCCGCGTGCCGCGGGTGCCACCTACGACCGGGCGACTGGGCGCGTGACGATCAATCTGGTCAATGGCTGCACCTATGCCTTCCCGGCCCGATTGGTGCAGGATCTGCACGGCGCCAGCGATGATGAACTTGCCGGCGTGGAGGTCGACGGCATGGGCTTAAACCTGCACTGGCCAGCACTGGACGCTGATCTCTATGTGCCCGCGCTGGTATCCGGCATTTTCGGCACGCGCGCCTGGATGAACCGGGAACTGGCGCGCATTGCCGGGCGGGCGACGTCGCCGGCCAAGGCCGCAGCGGCGCGAGCGAACGGCGCCAAGGGTGGTCGCCCTCGCAAAGCCGCCGGCGGTTGA
- a CDS encoding metalloregulator ArsR/SmtB family transcription factor, with amino-acid sequence MQRVFQALSSTARRKILAYLAHSELTAGEIASRFEMSKPSISQHLSILEAAGLIAGEKRGQFIHYRLVSENLTNTLNEFVQQVCPVSRPLKRESATLADAKRRETATE; translated from the coding sequence ATGCAGCGGGTGTTTCAGGCGTTGTCATCCACCGCCCGGCGGAAAATCCTGGCCTATCTCGCCCATTCGGAACTGACCGCGGGCGAGATCGCCAGCCGCTTCGAGATGTCGAAGCCCTCGATCTCCCAACATCTGTCGATCCTGGAGGCCGCCGGCCTGATCGCCGGCGAGAAACGCGGACAATTCATCCACTACCGCCTGGTGAGCGAGAACCTGACCAACACCCTGAACGAATTCGTTCAGCAGGTCTGCCCGGTCTCGCGCCCGCTCAAGCGGGAAAGCGCCACGCTGGCCGATGCGAAGCGCCGGGAAACCGCGACGGAATAG
- a CDS encoding carboxymuconolactone decarboxylase family protein, producing MPRLREVPKSPDNAPIVQAMYQLLFGDRDPVADPGTDTGTPGNWWSVFALVPDALDHAVRGFQFYRSPKRLIDPVLRELGQTRAGFAKGSQFVFSQHCKSLRGLKVSEERIAAIPHWPVATCFSAEERAVLAYTDCLVLQGGRVPEAVFTALKSFLSDEQILEFTYITCLYDMHAVMSRALRTEFDDRDEAIVEIAAPEGFSAADFMDTGRR from the coding sequence ATGCCGCGTCTGCGCGAGGTGCCCAAGAGCCCGGACAATGCCCCGATCGTCCAGGCCATGTACCAGTTGCTGTTCGGCGACCGCGACCCGGTGGCCGATCCCGGCACCGACACCGGCACGCCGGGCAACTGGTGGAGCGTCTTCGCCCTGGTGCCCGACGCCCTGGACCATGCGGTGCGCGGCTTCCAGTTCTATCGCAGCCCCAAGCGGCTGATCGATCCGGTATTGCGCGAATTGGGCCAGACCCGGGCGGGTTTCGCCAAGGGCAGCCAGTTCGTCTTCTCGCAGCACTGCAAGTCGCTGCGCGGCCTGAAGGTTTCGGAAGAGAGAATCGCCGCCATCCCGCATTGGCCGGTCGCCACCTGTTTCTCGGCCGAGGAACGGGCGGTGCTGGCCTATACCGATTGCCTGGTCTTGCAGGGCGGCCGGGTGCCCGAGGCGGTCTTCACCGCGCTGAAAAGCTTCCTCAGCGACGAGCAGATCCTGGAATTCACCTACATCACCTGCCTCTACGATATGCACGCGGTGATGAGCCGGGCCCTGCGCACCGAGTTCGACGACCGCGACGAGGCGATCGTCGAGATCGCCGCCCCCGAGGGCTTCAGCGCCGCCGACTTCATGGACACCGGACGGCGCTGA
- a CDS encoding GNAT family N-acetyltransferase, producing MVTIRDPRASDEAHWRVLWDAYVRFYRANVPEAVTAATWARIMDPAQPVNARLAELGGQIVGFATSVVHPATWSIAPICYLEDLFVDPKARGAGAGRALIEDLMAQGKARGWAKLYWHTQQGNTTARILYDRLGPADDFVRYVLAL from the coding sequence ATGGTGACGATCAGGGATCCGCGCGCCAGCGACGAGGCCCATTGGCGCGTGTTGTGGGACGCCTATGTCCGCTTCTACCGGGCGAATGTGCCCGAGGCGGTGACGGCGGCAACCTGGGCGCGGATCATGGACCCGGCCCAGCCGGTCAATGCCCGCCTGGCCGAACTGGGCGGCCAGATCGTGGGCTTCGCCACCTCGGTCGTCCACCCCGCCACCTGGTCGATCGCGCCGATCTGCTACCTCGAAGACCTCTTCGTCGATCCCAAGGCCCGCGGCGCCGGCGCCGGCCGCGCCCTGATCGAGGACCTGATGGCCCAGGGCAAGGCCCGGGGCTGGGCCAAGCTTTATTGGCACACCCAGCAGGGCAACACGACCGCGCGGATACTCTACGATCGCCTGGGCCCGGCGGATGATTTCGTGCGCTATGTGCTGGCGCTTTAG
- a CDS encoding carboxymuconolactone decarboxylase family protein — MTPRLNFYKAAPEAVNAMVALSNYAEGCGLEHSLLELVKTRASQINGCAFCIHMHTKDARAAGETEERLYLLSAWRESPLYSPRERAALAWTEALTLVSQSHAPDADYEEMRRHFSDEEAVKLTLMIGVINTWNRFAIGFRAIHPVKVTAAA; from the coding sequence ATGACCCCCCGATTGAATTTCTACAAAGCCGCCCCCGAAGCCGTGAACGCCATGGTGGCACTCTCGAACTACGCCGAAGGCTGCGGCCTGGAGCACAGCCTGCTCGAACTGGTGAAGACCCGCGCCTCGCAGATCAACGGCTGCGCCTTCTGCATCCACATGCACACCAAGGATGCCCGCGCCGCCGGCGAGACCGAGGAACGCCTGTACCTGCTCAGCGCCTGGCGCGAATCGCCGCTCTATTCCCCGCGCGAGCGCGCCGCCCTGGCCTGGACCGAGGCCCTCACCCTGGTCTCGCAGAGCCATGCGCCCGACGCCGACTATGAGGAGATGCGCCGCCACTTCTCGGACGAGGAAGCGGTGAAGCTGACCCTCATGATCGGGGTGATCAATACCTGGAACCGCTTCGCCATCGGCTTCCGCGCGATCCACCCGGTGAAGGTTACGGCCGCAGCCTGA
- a CDS encoding VOC family protein produces MQITGFNHLALVCRDMAETVDFYTRILGMPLVKTVALPDGGQHFFFDCGGAGTLAFFWWPEVPPPAPGIASVAHFPMDPKTAVGSMNHVAFSVPEEKLDEYRTALEAAGVPTFPVVLNHDDSRQGFSPDMHDKVFVRSVYFTDPNGIMMELAASTKAFGPDDIRHEARGPATLIERN; encoded by the coding sequence ATGCAGATTACCGGCTTCAACCATCTGGCCCTTGTCTGTCGCGACATGGCCGAAACGGTGGATTTCTATACCAGGATCCTGGGCATGCCGCTGGTCAAGACCGTGGCCCTGCCCGACGGCGGCCAGCACTTCTTCTTCGATTGCGGCGGCGCCGGCACGCTCGCCTTCTTCTGGTGGCCGGAAGTGCCGCCCCCGGCCCCCGGCATCGCCTCGGTCGCCCATTTCCCCATGGATCCCAAGACGGCGGTGGGGTCGATGAACCATGTCGCCTTCTCGGTGCCCGAGGAGAAACTCGACGAGTACCGCACGGCATTGGAGGCGGCCGGCGTCCCCACCTTCCCCGTGGTGCTGAACCACGACGACAGCCGCCAGGGCTTCAGCCCGGACATGCACGACAAGGTCTTCGTCCGCTCGGTCTATTTCACCGATCCCAACGGCATCATGATGGAACTGGCCGCGTCCACCAAGGCCTTCGGCCCCGACGACATCCGCCACGAGGCCCGCGGCCCCGCCACCCTGATCGAGAGGAATTGA
- the parS gene encoding type II RES/Xre toxin-antitoxin system antitoxin: MTELAAIVEDRDGSAVRSIRDGLPVTAIDRLIADGIVDAGEVDRLIIPRRTLQHRRHLGRLTPEQSDRVVRIARIVALAVECFGSEAKARVWLRRPSRLLENEAPLDRLDTEAGARAVEVLLGRIAHGIAA, encoded by the coding sequence ATGACCGAGCTTGCGGCGATCGTCGAGGATCGTGACGGGTCGGCCGTGCGCTCGATCCGGGACGGCTTGCCGGTGACGGCGATCGATCGGCTGATCGCCGACGGGATCGTCGATGCGGGCGAGGTCGATCGCCTGATCATCCCGCGCCGGACCTTGCAGCATCGCCGCCATCTGGGCCGCCTGACGCCGGAACAGTCCGACCGGGTCGTGCGCATCGCCCGCATCGTCGCCCTGGCGGTCGAGTGCTTCGGCAGCGAGGCCAAGGCGCGGGTCTGGCTGCGAAGGCCCAGCCGCCTGCTGGAGAACGAGGCCCCGCTCGACCGGCTGGATACCGAGGCCGGCGCCCGCGCGGTCGAGGTCCTGCTCGGGCGCATCGCCCACGGCATCGCCGCCTAG
- a CDS encoding NAD-dependent epimerase/dehydratase family protein, giving the protein MESSGDRPAILVAGGAGYIGSHTCKALSAAGFLPVTVDDLSTGHAQAVQWGPLVEGDIADGELITAAIRRHRAVGAMHFAAFSIVSESVMQPFKYYENNVVKALAFARTLIELGVEPFVFSSSAAVYGLPTASPIPESHPTDPINAYGATKLAFEGILRALGAAYPLRSLSLRYFNAAGADPEGQIGESHEPETHLIPNIAKAALGQAPALQIFGDDYDTPTARRCATMSTWPTWPRPMLRPCATCWRAAAARR; this is encoded by the coding sequence ATGGAGTCTTCGGGAGATCGCCCGGCCATCCTGGTCGCCGGTGGCGCCGGCTATATCGGCTCGCACACCTGCAAGGCGCTGAGCGCGGCCGGTTTCCTGCCCGTGACCGTGGACGACCTGTCGACCGGCCATGCCCAGGCCGTGCAATGGGGCCCCCTGGTCGAGGGCGACATTGCCGACGGCGAACTGATCACCGCCGCCATCCGCCGCCACCGGGCGGTGGGCGCGATGCATTTCGCGGCCTTCAGCATCGTCTCGGAATCGGTGATGCAGCCGTTCAAATACTACGAGAACAACGTGGTGAAGGCCCTGGCCTTCGCCCGCACCCTGATCGAACTGGGGGTGGAGCCCTTCGTCTTCTCGTCCTCGGCGGCGGTCTATGGCCTGCCCACGGCCTCGCCGATCCCCGAGAGCCACCCGACGGATCCGATCAATGCCTATGGCGCCACCAAGCTGGCGTTCGAGGGCATCCTGCGCGCCCTGGGGGCTGCCTATCCGCTGCGCTCCCTGTCCTTGCGCTACTTCAATGCCGCAGGCGCCGACCCGGAAGGCCAGATCGGCGAAAGCCACGAGCCCGAAACCCACCTGATTCCCAACATCGCCAAGGCCGCCCTGGGCCAGGCCCCGGCCCTGCAGATCTTCGGCGACGACTACGACACCCCGACGGCACGGCGGTGCGCGACTATGTCCACGTGGCCGACGTGGCCGAGGCCCATGTTGCGGCCCTGCGCCACCTGCTGGAGGGCGGCGGCAGCGCGGCGATGA
- a CDS encoding 2-hydroxychromene-2-carboxylate isomerase: protein MSVEFVFDYQSPYAYLASTQLAGLGVPIDYTPIAIVKVMKAVNNRPSPECPPKARYAGLDARRWAELYGVPFGMNQQFRGAAYGGGFEVEALMRGALVAGDEGVIAAYNAVVFGAIWGQGADIVTAEGRRQAFHGTGIDIDALWDKAADPAIAARLEGNNARAVDRGVFGVPTFFVGEEMFFGNDRLDFVRRRIATGAAA from the coding sequence ATGTCCGTCGAATTCGTCTTCGACTATCAAAGTCCCTATGCCTACCTGGCCAGTACCCAGCTTGCGGGCCTGGGCGTGCCGATCGACTACACACCGATCGCCATCGTCAAGGTGATGAAGGCCGTGAACAACCGGCCCTCGCCCGAATGCCCGCCCAAGGCGCGCTATGCCGGGCTCGACGCCCGCCGCTGGGCCGAGCTTTACGGCGTGCCCTTCGGCATGAACCAGCAGTTTCGTGGCGCCGCCTATGGCGGCGGCTTCGAGGTCGAGGCGCTGATGCGCGGCGCGCTGGTGGCCGGGGATGAAGGGGTGATCGCCGCCTATAACGCTGTGGTCTTCGGGGCGATCTGGGGCCAGGGTGCCGATATCGTGACGGCCGAAGGGCGCCGGCAAGCCTTTCACGGCACGGGCATCGACATCGATGCCCTGTGGGACAAGGCGGCAGATCCGGCGATCGCGGCGCGGCTGGAGGGCAACAACGCGCGCGCCGTGGACCGCGGCGTGTTCGGCGTGCCCACCTTCTTCGTGGGCGAGGAAATGTTTTTCGGCAACGACCGGCTGGATTTCGTGCGCCGGCGCATCGCCACGGGAGCCGCAGCATGA
- a CDS encoding TetR/AcrR family transcriptional regulator produces MGHSQAEKAQTHARIVKIASQRFRESGIDGVSLADLMKEAGLTHGGFYRHFDSRDELVTEAVGHALAQSNGRLGGVTLAALIDYYLSPAHRDGVADGCAVTALVADIARSNETARTAYTGQVKRNLAGMTRMAPDGGRAQAINLLVSLVGALSLARAVNDEALSREILETVRETLKASATTSPSHR; encoded by the coding sequence ATGGGCCATTCCCAGGCGGAAAAGGCGCAGACCCATGCGCGCATCGTCAAGATCGCGTCGCAGCGCTTCCGCGAGTCCGGCATCGACGGGGTCAGCCTGGCCGACCTGATGAAGGAGGCGGGCCTGACCCATGGCGGCTTCTACCGCCATTTCGACTCGCGCGACGAGCTGGTGACCGAGGCGGTGGGCCATGCCCTAGCCCAGAGCAACGGCCGTCTGGGCGGTGTCACCCTGGCGGCCTTGATCGATTACTATCTAAGCCCGGCACACCGCGACGGCGTGGCCGACGGCTGTGCCGTGACAGCCCTGGTCGCCGACATCGCCCGCAGCAACGAGACAGCGCGCACCGCCTATACCGGCCAGGTGAAGCGCAACCTGGCCGGCATGACCAGGATGGCACCCGACGGTGGCCGGGCCCAGGCGATCAACCTGCTGGTCAGCCTGGTGGGCGCCCTGTCCCTTGCACGGGCAGTGAATGACGAGGCCCTGTCCCGGGAAATCCTGGAGACGGTGCGCGAGACGTTGAAAGCGAGCGCGACCACCTCACCCTCCCACCGCTGA
- a CDS encoding alpha/beta fold hydrolase, producing MNAADAPSAADAPAQLLRGDGNRLAYHSRTGKSPGVLFLGGFKSDMTGTKATALDHYCANTGRAFTRFDYFGHGRSSGAFTDGTIGRWLDDAIAVLDSLTQGPQIVVGSSMGGWIACLLTLARPDRVAGLVTVAAAPDMTERLIWAQLSHDQKMALARDGLFRDPSAYDPEGYEITQGLVTEGRDHLILGGPSPSAAPPA from the coding sequence ATGAACGCCGCCGATGCCCCTTCCGCCGCCGACGCACCCGCTCAACTGCTGCGTGGCGACGGCAATAGACTCGCCTATCACAGCCGCACCGGGAAATCACCGGGCGTCCTGTTCCTGGGTGGGTTCAAGTCCGACATGACCGGCACCAAAGCCACAGCTTTGGACCATTACTGTGCAAATACCGGCCGGGCCTTCACCCGTTTCGACTATTTCGGCCATGGCCGCTCGTCGGGCGCCTTCACCGACGGCACCATCGGGCGCTGGCTGGATGACGCAATCGCCGTGCTTGATTCGCTGACCCAGGGCCCGCAGATCGTCGTCGGCTCCTCGATGGGCGGCTGGATCGCCTGCCTGCTCACCCTGGCCCGGCCGGATCGGGTCGCCGGCCTCGTCACCGTCGCCGCGGCGCCCGACATGACCGAGCGACTGATCTGGGCCCAGCTCAGCCACGACCAGAAGATGGCCCTGGCCCGCGACGGCCTGTTCCGCGACCCTTCCGCCTATGACCCTGAAGGCTACGAGATCACGCAAGGCTTGGTCACCGAGGGCCGCGACCATCTGATCCTGGGCGGCCCATCGCCATCCGCTGCCCCACCCGCCTGA
- a CDS encoding DUF4160 domain-containing protein codes for MVVVHRAHGFRFVIYTLDHEPAHVHITGAGQAKINLLGSGGEPELISSVGISRADLRRLVAEVIDHRDEFLREWERIHGKRD; via the coding sequence ATGGTCGTGGTCCATCGCGCGCATGGCTTTCGCTTCGTGATCTACACGCTCGATCATGAGCCAGCCCATGTCCATATCACCGGAGCGGGACAGGCGAAGATCAACCTCCTGGGCTCTGGTGGTGAGCCCGAGTTGATTTCCAGTGTCGGGATCAGTCGTGCCGATTTGCGGCGGCTGGTCGCCGAAGTGATCGACCATCGCGATGAATTCTTGCGGGAATGGGAGCGCATTCATGGCAAGCGTGACTGA
- a CDS encoding glycosyltransferase family 4 protein, translating into MSDTYTGIEADAMAAAPSPGRLPRVLQVLPALGAGGVERTAVDVAGGLTAEGVETFVASEGGRLVHDLERVSAQHITLPLATKNPLRLRANVRRLRALVREHGIELIHARSRAPAWSARSAARAEGLPFVTTYAGTYNEDFPGKRRYNAIMASGDVVIANSHFIAGHVRERYPAVADRLVTIPRGIDIDLFDPARVSQERVIAMAKAWRLPDGLPVILLPGRLTRWKGHSFLVDALAKLGHHDFVCYFVGDDQGRSKYRTELEDKIGHVGLGGSIRIVEHCRDMAAAYMLADVVVAPSLDPEAFGRIPVEAQAMGRPVVVTDHGGFRETVIPGETGLLVPPGDVDALAAAIQDALNLDASARAALAPHARAHVAQTWTVERMVASTLDVYRGLMAGR; encoded by the coding sequence ATGAGCGATACATATACCGGCATCGAGGCTGATGCCATGGCAGCAGCACCCAGCCCCGGCCGCCTGCCCCGCGTGCTGCAGGTGTTGCCCGCGCTGGGTGCCGGCGGGGTGGAGCGGACCGCGGTCGATGTGGCCGGCGGCCTCACCGCTGAAGGAGTCGAGACCTTCGTCGCCTCGGAAGGCGGGCGCCTGGTCCACGACCTGGAGCGGGTGAGCGCCCAGCACATCACCCTGCCGCTGGCGACCAAGAATCCCTTGCGCCTGCGCGCCAATGTCCGCCGCCTGCGCGCCCTGGTGCGCGAACACGGCATCGAGCTGATCCATGCCCGCTCGCGCGCGCCGGCCTGGAGCGCCCGGAGTGCGGCCCGGGCCGAGGGCCTGCCCTTCGTCACCACCTATGCCGGGACCTATAACGAGGATTTTCCGGGCAAGCGGCGCTACAACGCCATCATGGCCTCGGGCGACGTGGTGATCGCCAATTCCCATTTCATCGCCGGCCATGTGCGCGAGCGCTATCCCGCCGTTGCCGATCGGCTGGTGACGATCCCCCGCGGCATCGATATCGACCTGTTCGATCCCGCCCGGGTCAGCCAGGAACGGGTCATCGCCATGGCCAAGGCCTGGCGCCTGCCCGACGGCCTGCCGGTCATCCTCCTGCCCGGGCGGCTGACCCGCTGGAAGGGCCATAGTTTCCTGGTCGATGCCCTGGCCAAGCTGGGACACCATGATTTCGTCTGCTACTTCGTGGGCGACGACCAGGGGCGGTCCAAATACCGCACCGAACTGGAAGACAAGATCGGCCACGTCGGCCTGGGCGGGTCGATCCGCATCGTCGAGCATTGCCGCGACATGGCGGCGGCCTACATGCTGGCCGACGTGGTGGTGGCCCCTTCGCTGGATCCGGAGGCCTTCGGCCGCATTCCGGTCGAGGCCCAGGCCATGGGCCGGCCCGTGGTGGTGACCGACCATGGCGGCTTCCGCGAGACCGTGATCCCCGGCGAGACCGGCCTGCTGGTGCCGCCGGGCGATGTCGATGCCCTGGCCGCCGCGATCCAGGATGCGCTCAACCTGGACGCTTCGGCCCGCGCCGCCCTGGCCCCCCATGCCCGCGCCCATGTCGCGCAGACCTGGACGGTGGAGCGCATGGTCGCCTCGACCCTGGACGTCTATCGCGGGCTGATGGCGGGGCGCTGA